In Phragmitibacter flavus, a single genomic region encodes these proteins:
- a CDS encoding polysaccharide deacetylase family protein translates to MLTSCLEKLEQFLPKPPPKAVQIEEPPLTEEEKRLQDTLATSDVLTPIDVEVPKAVEFELNKSSVVSLLLYHDFTPRIPRNEMTISVPKFRAQMQALKDAEIPVISMSDLLAWKRGEKNIPDNAVVITIDDGWLGTYEHAFPVLKEFNYPFVLYLYKKFVGTGGRSMTLEQVRDMLAHGGELGSHTLSHDALALGKRGRNAEQYQAWLQAEIGDSKTWIESTFGVTCTTLAYPYGNKNEEVVKFTLDTGYEAAVTVNPQKTTWDTPNGEIPRFTQLGDSDGNFKLATSFRGLGAAIADSKFIKTDAVNEKGEKLVELLPAPNSTITERRPVLQADLSRIGPVLPESIVLRIAGFGTVPAIFDPNSQIISYRVPQRIRLESCSATLTFRRVGADKDEILNWQFNIDRNASYAPQTEFDTGSKETAAR, encoded by the coding sequence TTGCTCACCTCTTGCCTGGAGAAGCTTGAACAATTCCTTCCCAAACCACCCCCCAAAGCCGTCCAGATTGAAGAGCCCCCACTTACTGAAGAAGAAAAACGTTTGCAGGACACCCTTGCCACCTCCGACGTGCTCACCCCGATCGACGTTGAAGTTCCCAAAGCCGTCGAGTTCGAACTGAACAAATCCTCGGTCGTTTCCCTGCTTCTCTACCACGACTTCACCCCCCGCATCCCACGCAACGAAATGACCATCAGCGTGCCGAAGTTCCGCGCCCAGATGCAGGCCCTCAAAGACGCGGAAATCCCCGTCATTTCCATGTCCGACCTCCTCGCCTGGAAACGCGGCGAAAAAAACATCCCTGACAACGCCGTGGTCATTACCATTGACGACGGCTGGCTGGGCACCTACGAACACGCCTTTCCGGTCCTCAAGGAGTTTAACTACCCCTTCGTCCTCTACCTCTACAAAAAATTCGTCGGCACCGGCGGTCGATCCATGACCCTGGAACAGGTCAGGGACATGCTTGCCCATGGGGGTGAACTCGGCAGTCACACCCTCTCCCACGACGCCCTCGCCCTCGGCAAACGCGGTCGCAACGCCGAACAATATCAGGCCTGGCTTCAGGCTGAAATCGGCGACTCGAAAACATGGATCGAATCCACCTTCGGCGTCACCTGCACCACCCTCGCCTACCCCTACGGAAACAAAAACGAAGAAGTCGTCAAATTCACCCTAGACACCGGTTATGAAGCCGCCGTCACCGTCAATCCCCAAAAAACCACCTGGGACACGCCCAACGGCGAAATCCCTCGATTCACCCAACTGGGCGACAGCGACGGCAACTTTAAACTGGCCACCAGCTTCCGCGGACTCGGCGCCGCAATTGCCGACAGCAAGTTCATCAAAACCGACGCCGTGAATGAGAAGGGCGAAAAACTCGTCGAGCTGTTGCCCGCTCCCAACAGCACGATCACCGAAAGGCGCCCCGTGCTGCAAGCCGACCTCTCGCGCATCGGTCCCGTGCTTCCCGAAAGCATTGTGCTCCGCATCGCCGGCTTCGGCACCGTCCCGGCCATCTTCGATCCCAACTCCCAGATCATCAGCTATCGCGTTCCCCAACGCATTCGACTCGAGTCCTGCAGCGCCACGCTCACCTTCCGCCGCGTCGGAGCCGACAAGGACGAGATTCTCAACTGGCAGTTCAACATCGACCGCAACGCCAGCTACGCTCCCCAAACCGAATTCGATACCGGATCGAAAGAGACCGCCGCCCGCTGA